TACGCATTCAAGGCTGTGATCttgtaattaattgtaattaattgtcagttaccaaaagtaaattataaatactagGAAGTCTTAGGGAATAAGGGTTGGAACTTTAAACTCAAAAAAACACTCAAGCATACTCACATCCCAAAGATTTCCTGAGTCTGCGATCGAGTAACTTTTCTGTAGGGTTCCTTTCATATTTTCATTCTTTCAATTTATCTTCTtgtaaactttatttttttaagtaaatttatcttttaagtaTCCTTTATTTTCTCTGTTCAATTTACATTTttgcattttaaattttcatgtcAAAGCCCTTTGACCCAGTCGAAGGCATTCTACtgctttctttcaatttcaacgcaattctttccattttcagCACATCTTTTCTCTGaaaactttatctttttgtGTCTTTCATTGGTTTATAAGTTCTAATTTATCTTTATTCCCAATACCCGTCTAATTGAAGACACTTTGATACACTTTTAGAAAACTGACACCTGCAAAGAGGAGTCGGTTTCGCTCCCAGACCACTAGATATCAAACCACCATCaatttgctaaaaatcgacaaaataataagttaaaaagCGTTTTAAGAATATTGATGTTTCAGTCATTTTAtccattaattataaaatatataaatatagttgagataaaaaattaaaattactgaaatattaatatttttaaaatattttaaaaaataaatagtaaatacaTAATACCAAAATGACAAATTGATCATAACTATAAAAACAATAAACATCAAATCTAGGACAAATATATGTCAAAAAGTCCAACAGCTaccatatttaaaaattaaatacaacaaaaaaataaaagtttatttagcattaaaaatttaaaattaatagaataatacaacaataaattaaaagtacaGCATAATTTCAAGACctaaaaaaatacaatgtaGAACTTGTGAGAAATGGTGTGTCCATAACTTTTTATACtgctttttttatattttttatggtataaaagataaattttttaacttttccgATTGTTCAAATCACATTGGTCAAAATTCTTTCTTTTGGAGGGTGCGtaaattgaaattatttttaaataataaaaatcaaattttaaatttttaaattataaaaattctaatattatattataatactattttttaaaaaatttaaactgataaaaaacatatataaatagttatatctaacaataataataatattagtaaTTCAtaccaatatatataatttggattctatgataattattattatttttagaaatttttatatataagttgaataaattcttatttattatttaaaatttttataattaaaaaatagtgaatATTCTCTATgccttaattttaaatatttagatttttaattttattttacaaataaaagagaattaatttacttatctctaatttttattaaaaatagacATTTGAATGCAAATTGAAAGGTATCAGATTCCACAGATAAGAATTGAAGAAGGAATGATttcaagaagaacaaaagaaactgagaatttgagagaagagaagagaagagaagagaggtttCTAGAGAAGCGTGTTGAACTGAATTAGTTGAATCTGAACTTACTGAACTGTTCATTACATAGTGCATTATATATAGTGAAGTGAGGACAGATGGCAACTAACAGAATTAAGTTGCAACTAACAGAATTCAGCTAAGTCCTATTAACTAATCAGTAATCACTAACTGACTCAACTTTAACTGATTCTAATAACCTCTATCATGACCCCTGCTTTCtaatcttcttcctttctttctttgctaGTTGGTTCTTTACACACTTCTTCATGCTCTCTACTCTCCAAATATTCTATACTCCTTTTAGTGCCTGTTTTGGTGAACTTGTCATTACTCTTGCTGAAAAATAGCTTTGCATCAGTAATGTTCAGCATGCTTCTAAACTCCAGGAAGCTCCTGCTTGGCAGAGCCTTAGTCAAGGCATCAGCCACTTGTACCGACCCTGGGATATGGCTCACCTGTATTGTTTTGCTATTGACATGGTCCCTGACAAAGTGCAAATCTGTCTCAAAATGCTTGGATTTTGAGTGTAAAATTGGGTTAGCTGCTAGGAGAACGGCGCTAAGATTGTCACAGTATATCATTGGAGCCTTGGTTAGTGGAATTTTTAATTCATGCAGCAGGTGCTTGATCCAGAGAAGCTCAGCTACCAAGTTGGCCATTGCTCGATACTCTGCCTCTGTGCTAGACCTTGCAACCACTGACTGCTTCTTGGAGCTCCAGGAGATTAGGTTTTTCCCTAAGAACACACAGAAGGCTCCAGTAGATTTTTGATCGTCTGGATCTCCTCCCCAATCTGAGTCACTATAGGCTGTGACTGTCATGTCTTTAACTCTATGCAGCTGTAATCCATAAGTTGAGGTTCCACTGACATATCGAAGTACATGTTTCACCAATTTCCAGTGTTCTTCCAAAGGATGCTGCAGAAACTGAGACACCTTGCTGACACAGTATGACAGCTCAGGTCTTGTGATGGTAAGGTATTGTAAGCTCCCAACCACAGATCTATAGAGTCGTGGATCAGTGAAGGCAGACCCACCAAATGCAGATAGCCTGATTGAAGTAGGTAGTGGTGTAGTGCAGGGTTTACACCCGGTCATGCCAGCCTTAGCAAGAAGATCTCCAACATACTTTTCTTGTGACATAATCAGGCTTCCTTCTTTAGCTTTTGTAACATGAATTCCCAGGAAATAGTGAAGTTCCCCCATGTCTTTCAAGGCAAATTTGGCATTCAACTGTTCAATTAACTGAGTTATGGCAGAGCTAGAACTGCCTGTAATGATGATGTCATCTACATACACCAAGACAAAGATGTTGCCTTCTTTGGTGGACCTGGTAAAGACAGACACATCAGACTTGGTTGCTGTGAAACCAAAATGTCTCAGTGCTGTAGACAGTTTATGGTACCAGGCGCGGGGAGCCTGCTTTAGTCCATATAAAGCCTTAGTCAGTTTGCAGACCAGGTTGCCATTACCTACAGAATAACCTTGAGGTTGCTTCATGTATACCTCTTCACCTAAATCTCCATGAAGGAAGGCATTATTGACATCCAATTGCCTAATGTTCCAGCCATATGTTAATGCTGCAGTCAGGACTATCCGAATAGAGGTAGGCTTCACCACTGGACTGTAAGTTTCAGTGAAATCAAAGCCCGGCCTTTGAGAAAATCCCTGAGCCACTAACCTTGCTTTATACTTTTGTAGTGTCCCATCAGCATTGTATTTCACCCGATACACCCATTTGCTCCCAATTGCCTCTCTGCCTTTGGGAAGTGGAACAAGCTTCCAGGTTTGATTCTTCATGAGAGCATTGTATTCAAGATCCATTGCTTCTTTCCATTGTGGGTGAGCCATTGCCTCATTGACTGATCTAGGCTCTACTGAAGCATGAAAAACCCTTGGTCTGAGGCAACCAGTCTTGCTTCTTGTAATCATTGAGTGTGTGTTAGTTGAGGAGGAAATGGCAGGAGGTGCAGGTGCTACTGGAAGAATGACTTCTATATCAGAAATTGGTATTGGTACTGGGATGTTTGAGGGTGCTGCTGACTTGGTGGAAGGGAAGGGAGGTTGAGTGGGTGGTCTGAGCTGGCTGTTATCATTAGTAGTTGATGGGGTTGGAAATTGGGCGCCTGAAGGGTTCTGAGAGGCAGTGGATGAAGTAGCAGAAGTAAGAAGGGAATGAAAAGGAGTGTTGGGTTGTCTTTGTGTGAATGAGGGAGCTGGTGAAGGCTTATGAGCAGAGACAATTGGAATTGTAGGGAATTGCTGCAGCACAGTTGGGGGAGGATTGGAGTCTTCATGTAGGAATTTGCAATCTTTAAACGGAAATTTTTCTTCATCGAACATAACATTTCTTGTGATTATGGTTTTGCCATCAGGAGTTAAGCATCTGTACCCTTTGTAAAGTGAGCTGTAACCAGTAAAAACACAGGGGGAGGATCTAAATTCCAACTTATTCTTGTTGTAAGGCCTTAGGTGAGGGAAGCATAGGCAGCCAAAGACTCGAAGGCTGGTGTAATCAGGTTTCTTTCCAAATAGCTTTTCAACCGGGGACTTGTTATCTAAAGTAGGTGTTGGCAATTGGTTAATGAGGTTAGCAGCAGAGGTGAACGCTTCTCCCCAGAAATGAGTTGGCATTCCAGCTCCAGCCAGCATAGATAAGCCTTTCTCTACAACATGTCTATGTTTTCTTTCTACATTGCTGTTCTGCTGGTGTATATGTGGACAAGAGAACCTGTGAATTAAGCCTTGGCCCTGCAATTCTTTAGACAGGCTTACATATTCAGCAGCATTATCTGTTTGtagcattttaattttcttgtttagtTGTAATTCAACCATATTTTGGAAAGCTTTAAAAACTGATTTAAGTTGGGACCTGGTTTTGAGCAAGTAGAGCCAAGTGAACTTAGAGTAGGCATCGATGAAGTTGACAAAATAGAAGTTTCCATTAGAATCAGGCATAGGGGCAGGACCTCATATGTCAGAGTACACAAGCTGAAGTGGTTCAGTATATAcagtatgagaaattggaaagGGCAGCTGATGAGACTTGCCAATGCAGCAAGCTGGACACACTGCCTTATTGATACTGAAAGAAAGATTACAAGACTGTAAAACTGTTGAAACGACATTATTTGAGGGATGACCTAGTCTATTGTGCCATAACTGGAAGTTATCTGTATCGGACATTATAGAGACATGGGCAGCTTTTGTGGGTGATAGGGTGAAGTTGACAAACTTGTACATCCCTTTGTCAACTTTGCCATGAATGACAGTCTCCTTAGTTTCCTGAGTTTTGACATAACAGCAATCAGCATGAAATTCAAAGAATACTTTATTATCACAGCAAAACTGATACACACTAAGTAAGTTTTTGGTAATATTGGGCACATGtaaaagtttttgtaacaaGAACTCCCTATTGCTCAAATCAGATTTAAAGCTAGATTTTCCAATTAGGTTGATATGCAAACTTGAGCCGTTTCCTACTATTACTTGATCAGATCCTTCATACATCACTCCCTCTGTCAAGTTCTGCTCATCTGAAGTGATGTGGTGTGTTGCACCTGAGTCCAGATACCAGTTTGGATCATGGGTTGTTGATGGAGTAGCTAGTAGTTCTTGAGGAGTtgaattgttgttggagttCTGAGCAGCATATTGGGATCTTGGGTTATCATCTCTTTCATACCTATACCAGCAAGTTTTGGCTGTATGTCCAATTTTGTCACACACTTGGCAGATTGGCCTTTCATTCGATCTTGAACTGTTATTTACGAATCTTGAGTAGTCATTTTGGAACCTCTCTTCAAATCTTGAATTGTTGCCCTGTCCATTTTCAACATTTCTGTTCTGAAATTGACCAGCTCCAAATCTGCCACTTCTCATCGACCTTCCTCCTCTGTTCCTGTAGTCTCCTCCTCTGGAGCCTCCTCTAAAACCTCCTCTTATGTTGTATCCTTGTGTGTTCTGCGCCACGTTTGCTTGGATGAAGAGCTCAGGTTTCCTGAATCTTTCTAGCATGCTCTCATGAGTCAAGAGTAATGCTTCTAGTTCTCCTACTGATATGCTCACCGGTCTAGCAACTACAGACGTGATTACATTTGCATAATCTTCTGTCAAGCCATTTAGTATTGCATTTACATAGTCACTTTCACGCATAGGTTCACCAACAGAGGCTAGTGCATCTATTGTGCTTTTCAGAGCCAACACATACTCATTTACAGAATTCCCTATCTTGATGCTACTTAATTTGTGTGTTAACTGCATTATCTTTGCTCTAATTTGAGAGGAGAAATGATCATCAAGTCTTTTCCATACCTCATATGTGTACACGCACCCAACCATTCGAGTTGTGAATGGCTTGGTCATTGAAGCCAGCAACCACGACTTTAGTAGTGAATATTGTCTTTTCCATACTACGTATCCAGGATTCGTTTCTCCTGAAGGTAAGAACCGCGTTGGCATCTTCTCTCCAGTGATGTGATGTAGCAGATCGTGACCTTCAATGGTTGATTCCGCCTGGTCCTTCCATTACAGAAAGTTGTCCTCATCCAATTTCATCGAAATTGGGGAAGACGTGAAGCTTAGGGGCATCGGTGCCTGAGAAATTGAGCTGAGACTGTTCTGGGGTTCCGCAGCCATGGAAGCAGAGTGAtcgaagctctgataccatgaaaGGTATCAGATTCCACAGATAAGAATTGAAGAAGGAATGATttcaagaagaacaaaagaaaCTGAGGAtttgagagaagagaagagaagagaagagaggtttCTAGAGAAGCGTGTTGAACTGAATTAGTTGAATCTGAACTTACTGAACTGTTCATTACATAGTGCATTATATATAGTGAAGTGAGGACAGATGGCAACTAACAGAATTAAATTGCAACTAACAAAATTCAGCTAAGTCCTATTAACTAATCAGTAATCACTAACTGACTCAACTTTAACTGATTCTAATAACCTCTATCACAAATAATGTACAAATTATAATTAGAAGATATTTTAAAgatgaaaattttatatttaatttagttattgattattattttactcttttaattattttataaaattacacCACTAAccttattttcaataaaaaaatatctaagcTACTCCACACTATCCCAAATTCTAACACTACACTCATCTTTCTCACCTATCGTCACTCTCACTAACACACACTTCtgaaggaagaaaaaaagaagaaaaagaaaagaaagaaggaaaaggaaagagagaagaaggggGATTCGAGAGAGAGGGAAATAAAAGCATTATCTTTTTGTGTAGTGTCTTTTGCCTAATGATTCTGTTGTAAACTTGTAATTGCTTTGTTTTGAGTACAATTAATGTTTTTAGCTACGAAATTTTATCCTTTATATAATGTTGCATTATTATTTAAGACTGAAACTATGAATAATATGTTAAGTTTGAATTGTTCTGAATGTTACTATAGATTTATTCGATTTTTGATAGGATTTTGTAGTTTAAAAATGTTCCAGGTTTTGATTGCATAAAGAATTTAATACTGCTCAAGGATCTTATTTTGTTCATCCATTaagaattaagaaaaaattgTCTTGTATGAAATATTTTAGGGTTATTAACtaagtttttagtttttatgaaaatatatttttatgagaaTATTTATTTTGGCCATTGTTCTCAACCGTTTTTGATAAATAATGATATAACATATTAAATACTGAcataacaaatttaaatattagcCTTGGCCTTAGTATTTGAGATTTTGTAGAATATAAGTTAAGAAGCATTTTAAAAAGAATACTGATGTGTCAGTAATTTTATTCAttgattataaaatatataaattaatgattaaaattattgaaatatcaatatttttaaaatatttaaaaaataaatacataataccaaaatgataaattgatcataactatgaaaataataaacatcAAATTTAGGACAAATATATGTCAAAAAATCCAACAGCTaccatatttaaaaattaaatacaaaaaccTCGGCCTTAATATGGACTTTTGTTAAAGATAAAACTAAATTCCAAATAAATTGATCCAATAGTCCAATCAAATTTAGGACCAATAcaagttcaaaaaaaaaaaaaacttgggACCAATATCAAAGTATAGTAATGTGAAGATTATCCAATAAAAAATTGAccataactaaaaaattaaaaagaaatatacTAGGAACAAGATATTTCAAAAATCCCAACAGCATATTTAAGTTGGACTAAGCAGTTTTCTCTCTTcagacaagaaaagaaaaaccagtaattttttaataaatattatttttaaaccaAATAGGATTTTAGACCAACAACATAAATTCCTTAGCAATGGCTTAagaaaaaaatcatagaaattattttgttttttttatttttattttttagtgttatttattttaaaattttataaaagaatatatgaaaataaaataattttatcttttatacttttgtttcttttataactaataaaaattaaaaataaaaacacaaattaagCATATGTCTTAGGACCGGACATCTACCTCTACTAAAATAGGAATATAAGAGAGATTTTTTGTATAACTTTtccttttaaaatatctttcactatatataataaattaaaaaacattaTGTACAAAACTTGAAtctaagatttttaaattaaaacatgaCAATATTTATCAACGTGAATATtattacatatatttaatttataaagaattaaatcaataaataagtTAGTGCTTATTAATGAACTAATATattatgaaaacaaaaaataataaaatcttaaatagttattataataaaactttatttttttaactctattattctccctcaaatttaatGGAATTTTAGAAGTcagtttaattttaaacttgCATTTATTAAAGCGATCAATAGAaagaattttggtaaaaatatctACTACTTGATCAACTAAATCAATATATATGAACAACATTCAAAAGCCTTTGATTCACTATTTCTCGAACGAAATGCAAATCCAACTTGAAATGTTTTGTCTTGCTGTGAAAAATTGGGTTGGCCGCTAATAAAACAGTACTCATGTTGTCACAATATAAAATTGGAATTGATGACAATTGAACATATAACTTCTATAGCAGATTTTGAATCCATATTAATTGGGAATCCGCCTCAGCCAAGCTTCTATATTCAAATTTTGGTGTTTTCTTCGAAACTTATGGCAATTTTGTGGGTAATTTATCCTTATTTAGGCATCATCATCACAGTCATTGATCAAGTAAAGTTTTCTACCTTTCATTAATTGATTCATTAGTTATAGCAAAAGCTTTTAATGAACCTATAACATAAACATACTACATTAGCTAGTGTATACATACTGTATAGTGTATTGGAGAACATTTGCAATAATTTCTAatctctaaattatttttttttaaatactctCCATTTCTTCCTAAAATTCAACATGCATCTCTGAGAACTTGGAAAATGCATAACCTCCATAGTACCcaacctttttttttgttttttggccTTCGTTAATCAACCCAAAGTCCGTTTAGCAAGCATTATCTCTTTCGAATAACAGGAGCCAGAACTAGTACTCTAGTTCCGTCGGCTAGGCATCAACGTTAATTGAGGAGAGGTCGAATGCTAACCTGATGTGGCTCCAGCAGTGAAATTTGTTATCCTAGTAGCTGAACTTCTGCTGTTGACGAAACTATGGCTGGTGGAAGCTGGTTTACCATCCCCATTTTTCAGCTGCCTTCGAATTAGGTGCGGCGAATTAGGTAAGGTCACTTCCCTCCAGTAGTTCAATTTTACCCGTTCAAACTCAACCTTTGGTTGTCATCAAGGTATGTCCAATTAAGTATTTTTGTTAATCcggattagtttaattttgataatagTCTATGCCTGTTCAACGGCTCTCTGTTTATAGTGTTGGGTTGCTATTCTGGAATTTGGAAATTAAGTCACATTATCCAGTTCTATGTTGTGGCTAGATTTGgggtattaaaattaaaaccttATACTGGAGTCGTAAATAATTGGTTAGTTTAAATGGGTTTGGTTTCGGTATTTTTACATGCAGCTTAGGTTAGCTTCCTGTAGTTGCTGCCATTGGTTCTGTTTATTCACATTTTTGGTCACCAACCTAGATTTTGGCAGGGTTAAAATTATGTCCAGAAACGAGGATGATGTTAAGAATGATTCTGATAATGATTTGGGTGATGATTTCGATTATCAACTGAATGCAGAAGATGATGCTAAAGATGATGATGTGGATTCGCTAGATTCTACTAGCAAGAGTGAATAAGATTGTGGTGTAAAAAGAATAGCGGATTTAATGGTGGAGGATATTTGGAACCTGGAGTTTAGGACAGAGAATGAGGCTTGCCAATTTGATAACACTTATGCTTGTTGGCATGGATTTGTAATGAGGAAGGACGACGTCGTTAGGAATAACGAAGGTAGAATCATTTGTAGGCAACTTGTTTGCAGTAAGGATGGGCTGGAAGAATATGAGGTATCTTGATCTGGATGATAGATCAAGGGAGGCAAGGTCACTCACGCGAACCAAGTGTCCAGCTCGGCTTAGGGTAAAGCTTGATACGACTGCGGTAGATGGAAGGTATCATGTTTTGTGGAATCTTACAACCACAATCTGACGCCCCCCCAATTTGCGCATCTGGTTCTGGCCAATCGTCGTCTCACTGTTACTGATAAAGTCCAAGTGGAAAATCTTCATAATTTTGGTGTCAAAACGTTCCATATTATGGGATATATTGCGTTCCAGAATGGTGGATATCGTCATGCTGGCTTCACACGCAAAGACTTATACAACCACATTGATCGTTATCGTAgatcaaaagtaaaaaatgggGATGCCAATGCAACAATAAACTATTTGATTGGCAAGTCAAACAATGATCCGTTGTTCTTTGGGAAGTATACGTTCACTAGTGACGAAAGGCTCAAGCATATTTTTTGGGCAGATGGGTAGTCAATTGTCGACTATCACTGCTTTGGAGATATTGTTGCCTTTGATTCAACGTACAAGAAGAATAAATATAACAAACCTTTAGTCATTTTCTCCGGATACAATCATCATGGACAGACTGTTATCTTCAGCTCCGGCCTACTATCCGACGAAACCACAGACACGTATAAGTGGTTGTTGGAAACGTTTGTTGAAGCCATGGGTGGGAAAAGTCCTAAAGCAGTAATAACTGACGGAGACCTTGCCATGCGAGATGCAATAAAAAATGTTCTAACTGATGCGTCCCATCGGTTAGGCAGATGGTATCTTCAGAGAAATGCATGTGAAAATATAAAGAATCATAATTTCCTATGGGATTTTAAGGGTCTTATATACGATAACAACGACTGCAGAGATTTTGATCGAAGATGGGCAGCCATTTTG
This sequence is a window from Arachis duranensis cultivar V14167 chromosome 2, aradu.V14167.gnm2.J7QH, whole genome shotgun sequence. Protein-coding genes within it:
- the LOC107473012 gene encoding protein FAR1-RELATED SEQUENCE 5-like, which produces MVEDIWNLEFRTENEACQFDNTYACWHGFVMRKDDVVRNNEGRIICRQLVCSKDGLEEYENGGYRHAGFTRKDLYNHIDRYRRSKVKNGDANATINYLIDIVAFDSTYKKNKYNKPLVIFSGYNHHGQTVIFSSGLLSDETTDTYKWLLETFVEAMGGKSPKAVITDGDLAMRDAIKNVLTDASHRLGRWYLQRNACENIKNHNFLWDFKGLIYDNNDCRDFDRRWAAILDKHNLVGSTWMEKTYKTHAMWSHCFLRDKFFRYIRTTSQCEDINSLIKFYVNRKNTFIDFMHNLDRALKEYRNNKLIADFKSQCSKPVMITSLEVYERFTSCYFTRNIFKKIRNEIQRAGALNIKILSTTLEKVEFSVTALGDPARDRRVEVDRSKNLFSCLCKLFESRGIPCSHFFCAMKFKYIFEFSDSLIYKKWTKNAKNDFIIT